One region of Coregonus clupeaformis isolate EN_2021a chromosome 31, ASM2061545v1, whole genome shotgun sequence genomic DNA includes:
- the LOC121547306 gene encoding myoferlin isoform X1: protein MLRVVVESAKGIPKTKLGSTPDPVTSIIFKDEKKKTKSVDSEVNPVWNEVLEFDLKGSALDSSSYIDVIVKDYETIGKDKFLGSAKISLKDLATGQVKSSPYKDVALVNEKGQAIGATVSLLIRYDPPANAAPKPNDPQEGDTAGDSVEGGGEEKDEDFIDGGQSGCAGGVPSPGQPGNSNQRLVRSTRKRNRPLANKPQDFQIRVRIIEARQLPGNNIKPVVKVNVCGQTHRTRIKRGNNPFFDEMFFYNVNMLPLDLFDQYISIRVYDSFCLRADSLMGEFKVDVGFIYDGPAHTIMRKWLLLNDPDDCSSGARGYLKVSMFIVGTGDEPPVEKRDVTDDQDDIESNLLMPAGVTLRLVTLSLKVFRAEDIPQMDDTFAQSVKNMFGGDGNRKNLVDPFVEARFAGKKLCTQVIEKNANPEWNQMLNLQVKFPSMCEQIKLTIFDWDRLTRNDSIGTTYLNLAKIASSGGEIEDEHAGYGFSPSLEGKTGESEVGFLPAFGPCYVNLYGSPREFTGLPDPYEELNYGKGEGVAYRGRILVELSTKLEGKADKTVDVIPSDDILVAQKYQRRRKYCLCAVFHSASMLQEPGEPIQFEVSIGNYGNKLDTTCKPLASTTQYSCAVFDGNHYYYLPWADTKPVVVITSFWEDISHRLDAVNIILYISERLQSNITAMKTAILAKASDNRLAEIWLRLVSQVIDDLDSFKVPDLEGQSNLTALDIQIKKLRDSALQTIMEGAKRMRDEATEIKDTLGDIEGWLDKLKQLAEEPQNSMPDVIIWMLRGEKRVAYSRIPAHQLLYSTYSEQACGQFCGRTRTILMQYPMDKNKGLKVPVQIRVNMWLGLSAHEKKFNTFSEGTFSVFAELYENQACMLGKWGTTGLGLRYKYSDMTGKLKLKREYFMPPRGWEWEGEWFIDPEKGLLTEADAGHTEFMDEVFQNETRFPGGEWKPAAEPYTDVNGEKTQNPGEIECPAGWSWEAEWTVDDNRAVDEKGWEYGITIPPDDKPKSWVPAEKMYHVHRRRRVIRPRKRTSAAGTTTEKRDQGDPEGWEFSSLIGWKFHRKERSADTIRRRRWRRKMAPADRLGASAIFKLEGALGVDTDEKRKDDKVDASKLFVANTPTVSCSFDRSHVYHLRIYVYQARNLVAMDKGSFSDPYAQVSFLHMSKTTETMKATLNPTWDQTLIFHDMEIYGDPQNIGHYPPDVVLEFYDNDQVGKHELLGRSVCVPLVKLNPGMDQTPKLLWSPITHKGEQAGEVLVAAELILKDKGIGTDLPLVPPKRAENLYMVPQGIRPVVQLMAIEILAWGLRNMKTYQLATVSSPSLVVECGGEMVQSAVIKNMKKSPNFPGSVLFLKVLLPKEEMYTPPIVLKVIDHRPFGRKPVVGQCTIDTLEEFRCDPYIIQKSSMSSKVALMAASPRDIRIDMEDRRPLLEAQHAEKEKETVDWWSKFYASIGDQEKCRPYLEKGYDTLKVYDNELEDIPEFKQLTDFCSTFKLQRGKNEDGDDDDPSVVGEFKGSFKVYPLSDDPGVALPPRQFRELPESGPQECLVRIYVVRGIDLQPKDNNGQCDPYIKIALGKKSIEDRDNYLPNTTNPVFGRMFEMTCFLPQDKDLKISVYDYDLLSRDEKVGETVIDLENRFLSRFGSYCGLPQTYCISGINQWRDQLKPSQILQNLARLKGVPPPRTEDNGNTLSFNGKQYTLAQFEANNKIHQHLGPANERLPLHVLRTQGLVPEHVETRTLFSSFQPQLSQGRLQMWVDVFPKSMGLPGPPFDIAPRKAKKYFLRAVVWNTADVILDETSITGEHMSDVYVKGWMPGMEEDKQKTDVHYRSLDGDGSFNWRFIFGFEYLPAEQLCLVSKKEHFWSLDKTEFRIPPKLIVQIWDNDKFSLDDYLGTVELDLRNLNAPAKTPEKCSLGMMEVMLDAGPHKSDGAKSLFAQQSVRGWWPCVTEQDGTKVLGGKVEMTLEIVAEKEVDEKPAGKGRDEPNMNPKLDFPNRPDTSFFWFTNPCKTMKFIVWHRFKWMFIGLILLILVLLFIGILLYSLPNYISMKIVKPFN, encoded by the exons ATGTTGCGGGTTGTGGTAGAATCTGCTAAAGGTATACCAAAAACTAAACTTGGAAGTACTCCGGATCCCGTAACATCTATTATTTTTAAAG ATGAAAAGAAGAAAACCAAATCAGTTGACAGTGAAGTAAACCCAGTTTGGAATGAA GTCCTTGAGTTTGATTTGAAGGGCTCTGCGCTTGATTCCTCATCTTACATTGATGTGATTGTGAAAGACTACGAAACTATTGGGAAAGATAA GTTTCTAGGCTCTGCAAAAATCTCACTGAAAGACCTTGCAACTGGTCAAGTCAAATCCTCTCCATATAAAGATGTGGCTCTTGTCAATGAAAAGGGGCAGGCTATTGGG GCCACGGTGAGCCTTTTGATTCGCTATGACCCTCCAGCCAATGCCGCTCCAAAGCCAAATGACCCACAGGAAGGAGATACAGCAGGGGATTCTG tagaAGGTGGAGGTGAAGAGAAGGATGAGGACTTTATTGATGGAGGACAGAGTGGCTGTGCAGGGGGAGTCCCCTCCCCTGGTCAGCCTGGGAACTCTAACCAAAGACTGGTCAGGAGTACCAGGAAACGGAACCGTCCCCTGGCCAATAAACCCCAGGACTTTCAG ATCCGTGTCAGGATCATAGAGGCGCGACAGCTCCCTGGGAATAACATCAAACCTGTTGTGAAGGTGAATGTTTGTGGACAGACTCACAGAACAAGGATAAAGAGGGGAAACAATCCCTTCTTTGATGAG ATGTTCTTTTACAATGTCAACATGTTACCATTAGACCTATTTGATCAATATATCAGCATTCGG GTATACGACTCCTTCTGTCTGAGAGCTGACAGTCTCATGGGGGAGTTCAAG GTTGATGTCGGCTTTATCTATGATGGACCAG ctcACACCATAATGAGGAAGTGGCTCCTTCTGAATGACCCTGATGACTGCAGCTCGGGGGCCAGGGGATACCTCAAAGTCAGCATGTTCATAGTTGGGACGGGAGACGAACCACCG GTAGAGAAGAGGGACGTTACCGATGACCAGGATGACATAGAGAGTAACCTGCTGATGCCAGCAGGGGTCACTCTGCGATTGGTCACCCTGTCGCTCAAAGTGTTCCGGGCCGAGGACATTCCCCAGA TGGATGATACCTTTGCCCAGTCAGTGAAGAATATGTTTGGAGGGGATGGGAACAGGAAGAATCTAGTGGATCCTTTTGTAGAGGCTCGTTTCGCTGGCAAAAAG CTGTGCACCCAAGTCATTGAGAAGAATGCCAACCCAGAATGGAACCAAATGCTGAATCTTCAGGTCaag TTCCCTTCAATGTGTGAACAAATCAAACTGACCATCTTTGATTG GGATCGCTTGACTCGGAATGACTCAATTGGCACCACGTACTTGAATCTGGCCAAAATAGCATCCTCTGGTGGCGAAATTGAAG ACGAACATGCGGGATATGGGTTCTCTCCATCACTTGAAG GGAAGACTGGGGAGTCTGAGGTGGGTTTCCTTCCAGCCTTTGGGCCTTGCTATGTCAACCTGTATGGGAGTCCCAGAGAGTTCACTGGGCTTCCTGACCCTTACGAAGAGCTCAACTATGGCAAG GGTGAAGGGGTGGCCTATCGAGGAAGAATCCTGGTTGAGCTCTCAACTAAACTGGAAGGCAAAGCTGACAAGACTGTGGATGTGATCCCTAGTGATGACATCTTGGTGGCccag AAATACCAGCGTAGGAGGAAGTACTGTCTGTGTGCCGTGTTCCACAGTGCCAGCATGCTCCAGGAGCCTGGCGAACCAATCCAGTTTGAGGTCAGCATCGGCAACTATGGCAACAAACTGGACACCACCTGTAAACCGCTGGCCTCCACTACCCAGTACAGCTGTGCTGTGTTCGATG GTAACCACTACTATTACCTGCCCTGGGCtgacaccaagccagtggttgtCATCACATCATTCTGGGAGGACATCAGTCACCGTTTGGATGCAGTCAACATCATTCTGTACATATCTGAACGCCTG CAATCTAACATCACTGCAATGAAGACGGCCATCTTGGCTAAAGCCTCTGACAACCGTCTGGCAGAGATCTGGCTGAGGCTGGTCAGTCAGGTGATCGATGATCTCGACAG TTTCAAAGTTCCAGACCTGGAGGGCCAATCCAACCTGACTGCCCTGGACATCCAGATCAAGAAGTTGCGTGACAGCGCCCTGCAGACCATCATGGAGGGGGCCAAGCGCATGAGAGACGAGGCCACTGAGATCAAAGACACCCTGGGGGACATCGAGGGCTGGCTGGACAAACTGAAGCAGCTCGCTGAGGag CCCCAGAACAGCATGCCTGACGTGATCATCTGGATGctgaggggggagaagagagtgGCGTACAGCCGCATCCCAGCCCACCAGCTCCTCTACTCCACCTACAGCGAACAGGCCTGTGGACAGTTCTGCGGCAGGACCAGGACTATCCTCATGCAGTACCCAATGGATAAAAACAAGGGTCTGAAGGTTCCAGTCCAGATCAGAGTCAACATGTGGCTGGGCCTGTCTGCACACGAGAAGAAGTTCAACACTTTCTCTGAGGGGACATTCAGTGTGTTTGCTGAATTG TATGAGAATCAGGCCTGCATGCTGGGAAAGTGGGGAACTACGGGTCTGGGTTTACGCTACAAGTATTCTGACATGACTGGCAAACTGAAGCTGAAACGGGAGTACTTCATGCCCCCGCGAGGCTGGGAGTGGGAGGGAGAATGGTTCATTGACCCAGAGAAGGG TCTGTTGACAGAGGCAGATGCGGGACACACTGAGTTCATGGATGAAGTCTTCCAGAACGAGACTCGCTTCCCTGGGGGAGAGTGGAAGCCTGCTGCCGAGCCCTACACTGACGTG AATGGGGAGAAGACCCAGAACCCAGGGGAGATAGAGTGTCCTGCAGGCTGGAGCTGGGAGGCTGAGTGGACCGTGGATGACAACAGGGCTGTGGACGAGAAAG GCTGGGAGTATGGAATCACCATCCCTCCAGATGACAAACCCAAGTCTTGGGTGCCAGCAGAGAAGATGTACCACGTCCACCGACGGAGGAGAGTGATCAGGCCCAGGAAGAGAACATCAGCTGCTGGTACAACCACTGAG AAGCGAGACCAAGGAGACCCGGAGGGCTGGGAGTTCTCCTCTCTGATTGGCTGGAAGTTCCACAGGAAGGAGCGTTCCGCCGACACAATCCGACGCAGACGCTGGAGGAGGAAGATGGCCCCCGCCGACCGCCTAGGGGCATCCGCTATATTCAAACTGGAGGGGGCGCTG GGGGTTGATACAGATGAGAAAAGGAAAGATGATAAGGTTGATGCATCCAAGCTCTTTGTTGCCAATACTCCCACTGTTTCCTGTTCATTTGACA GGTCACACGTCTACCACCTCCGCATCTATGTTTACCAGGCCAGGAACCTTGTTGCCATGGACAAAGGCAGCTTCTCGG ATCCGTATGCCCAGGTGTCCTTCCTGCACATGAGTAAAACCACAGAGACCATGAAGGCTACTCTGAACCCCACGTGGGACCAGACCCTGATCTTCCATGACATGGAGATCTACGGGGACCCCCAGAACATTGGCCACTATCCCCCTGATGTGGTGCTGGAGTTCTATGACAATGACCAAGTG GGGAAACATGAGCTGCTGGGTCGGAGCGTGTGTGTCCCCCTGGTGAAACTGAACCCAGGCATGGACCAGACTCCAAAATTGCTGTGGTCCCCCATCACACACAAGGGTGAACAGGCTGGGGAGGTGCTGGTGGCTGCTGAGCTCATCCTGAAGGATAAG ggTATCGGGACGGACCTCCCTCTGGTCCCTCCCAAGAGGGCGGAGAATCTGTACATGGTGCCTCAGGGGATACGGCCTGTGGTGCAACTCATGGCCATTGAG attCTGGCCTGGGGGTTGCGCAACATGAAGACCTACCAGTTGGCCACTGTGTCCTCCCCTAGCCTGGTGGTGGAGTGTGGAGGAGagatggttcagtctgctgtcatCAAGAACATGAAGAAGAGCCCCAACTTTCCTGGATCCGTCCTCTTCCTCAAAGTG CTCCTTCCCAAAGAGGAGATGTACACCCCTCCCATCGTGCTGAAGGTGATCGACCACAGGCCATTTGGCAGGAAGCCAGTGGTTGGACAGTGTACCATAGACACTCTGGAGGAGTTCCGCTGTGACCCCTACATCATCCAAAAGTCATCCATGTCATCCAAAG TGGCTCTGATGGCTGCTTCTCCTCGGGACATCAGAATTGACATGGAAGACAGGAGGCCTCTACTTGAAGCTCAG CATGCAGAGAAG GAGAAGGAGACAGTTGATTGGTGGAGTAAATTCTACGCTTCCATTGGAGATCAGGAGAAGTGCCGTCCTTACCTTGAGAAAGGATATGACACTTTGAAG GTATATGATAACGAACTGGAAGATATTCCTGAATTCAAACAACTCACCGATTTCTGCAGCACCTTCAAACTGCAAAGAGGCAAGAATGAAGATGGGGATGATGATGATCCATCTGTTGTTGGAGAATTCAAG GGCTCTTTTAAGGTGTACCCTCTATCAGACGACCCGGGTGTTGCTCTTCCTCCTCGCCAGTTCCGTGAGCTGCCTGAAAGCGGGCCTCAGGAGTGCCTGGTCAGGATCTATGTGGTCAGAGGCATCGACCTGCAGCCCAAGGATAACAATGGCCAG TGTGATCCTTATATAAAGATTGCCCTGGGGAAGAAGTCAATTGAGGACCGAGATAACTACTTACCAAATACCACCAACCCTGTGTTTGGAAG AATGTTTGAGATGACATGTTTCCTGCCTCAAGACAAAGACCTGAAGATCTCTGTGTATGACTATGATCTGCTGAGTCGCGATGAGAAAGTGGGAGAGACTGTGATTGACCTGGAGAACCGTTTCTTGTCACGCTTCGGCTCCTACTGTGGCCTACCTCAGACATACTGCAT CTCTGGAATCAACCAATGGCGCGACCAGCTGAAGCCCTCTCAGATCCTTCAGAACCTGGCCCGCCTCAAAGGCGTCCCTCCACCCAGGACAGAAGACAACGGCAACACACTGTCATTCAATGGGAAACAGTACACCCTGGCTCAATTTG AGGCCAACAACAAGATCCACCAGCACTTGGGCCCTGCCAACGAACGGCTCCCTCTGcatgtgctcagaactcagggaCTGGTGCCGGAGCATGTGGAGACCAGGACACTGTTCAGCAGCTTCCAGCCCCAACTCTCTCAG GGACGCCTTCAAATGTGGGTGGATGTTTTCCCCAAAAGCATGGGCCTTCCCGGACCACCCTTTGACATTGCACCACGCAAGGCCAAAAA GTATTTCCTTCGAGCTGTTGTTTGGAACACCGCTGATGTCATTCTGGATGAAACCAGCATCACTGGGGAGCACATGAGTGATGTCTATGTCAAAgg CTGGATGCCAGGTATGGAGGAGGACAAGCAGAAGACTGATGTCCACTACAGGTCTCTGGATGGAGATGGCAGCTTCAACTGGAGGTTCATCTTCGGCTTTGAATACCTGCCCGCTGAACAGCTATGTCTGGTCTCCAAGAAG GAGCACTTCTGGAGTCTAGACAAAACAGAGTTCAGGATACCCCCCAAGTTGATTGTTCAAATTTGGGATAATGACAAGTTCTCATTGGATGATTACCTGG GCACAGTAGAGTTGGATCTGCGTAACCTAAACGCTCCGGCCAAGACTCCAGAGAAGTGCAGTCTGGGTatgatggaggtgatgttggATGCAGGGCCACACAAATCAGACGGGGCCAAATCGCTGTTCGCTCAGCAGTCTGTCAGAGGCTGGTGGCCCTGTGTCACTGAACAGGATGGGACGAAAGTCCTTGGT GGGAAGGTCGAGATGACTCTTGAAATTGTGGCTGAGAAAGAGGTGGATGAGAAGCCTGCTGGGAAGGGCAGGGATGAACCCAACATGAACCCAAAGCTTGACTTCCCTAA CCGTCCGGACACATCCTTCTTCTGGTTCACGAACCCCTGTAAGACCATGAAGTTCATTGTGTGGCACAGATTCAAGTGGATGTTCATTGGACTAATCCTACTGATTCTAGTGCTGCTCTTCATCGGAATCCTGTTGTACTCTTTACCG AACTACATTTCAATGAAAATTGTGAAGCCATTCAATTGA